The genomic region gccggaggtgcgaattaactgccacctcaacactatgTTTTTGTCCCCGGAATTGGATAATGACTGACACTACAGGATATTCCATtatatccccgtgcacacaccgcaCCTTAACCACGCGgcttgtatccaatgccccggatgaaatcaggctttgatggatcgaggtttggttacatcctgaatccaccaaagcctgataggtaccccccttgatactcacaggtatttggtaccagccagcttgaccgggggcaGCCTGCGGGGCGTCCGGGACCCGAACCATTGTCCCAACCTCCATCACCGGGCATTTATCTATGAAAtgctccgggtccccgcaacgccaacaggccggcccagacctcccCGCCGCCCCAGTGGCAGGGGGTGGGGTAAATGATTGGCGTGGAGAAAGCGGAGAAACAGGAGTGGGATCCCGTCCCGTGGAAACCAGTCCCGCCCTCCTGGGCGGGGCACGTGGAGTCCCGGACTGGCTCTGGTCAAACCCGCCCCGCCCCCGGGGCGGGACACGCGGATATCCAGGCGGCCGTGACCTGGGTAAAGGGACAGGATGAGAGAGAGGGACAGAAGatggagagggagagagagaagcagATGGG from Chanodichthys erythropterus isolate Z2021 chromosome 15, ASM2448905v1, whole genome shotgun sequence harbors:
- the LOC137037213 gene encoding zinc finger protein with KRAB and SCAN domains 7-like gives rise to the protein MAQQLRDSCRKWLLAEGSDVEKIVDRVVLEQFITRLPKKTAEWVQCHRPTSLDSAIHLAEDHMVACPGVGEPLPSASLSPSPSSVPLSHPVPLPRSRPPGYPRVPPRGRGGFDQSQSGTPRAPPRRAGLVSTGRDPTPVSPLSPRQSFTPPPATGAAGRSGPACWRCGDPEHFIDKCPVMEVGTMVRVPDAPQAAPGQAGWYQIP